Part of the Gemmatimonadota bacterium genome is shown below.
AAGACCTGATCGTCATCGAGGCCGCGAACGTGCTCGCCGGCCCCGCCGTGGGCATGTTCTTCGCCGAACTCGGCGCTACGGTGATCAAGGTGGAGAACATCAGGACCGGCGGCGACACGACCCGTCAGTGGAAACTACCGGCCGAAGACGAGCACTCCGATGTGTCCGCTTATTTCTCTTCGGTGAACTGGGGCAAGCGGTCTATCGGCGTCGATTTCTCGATTCCGGCGGGGTACGGGGTGATCGTGGACCTGGTACGGCGCGCCGACGTGTTTCTGCAGAGTTTCAAACCGGGCGATGCCCGGAAGTTCGGGCTTGATTACCCGGCCCTGCGCGGCAAAAACGACCGGCTCATCTATGCGGATATCACCGCCTTTGGCGAGGAGGACGAGCGGCCGGGGTTCGATGCCGTCCTGCAGGCGGAAACCGGTTTCATGGGCATGAACGGTACCGAAGCGAGCGGCCCGGTCAAAATGCCGGTGGCCCTCATCGACCTGCTGCTGGCCCATCAATTGAAAGAAGCCCTGCTGATCGCCCTCATCGAACGGATGCAGTCGGGGCGGGGCTCATACAACACGGTTTCGCTGTTCCAGTCCGGCGTCGCGTCCCTCGCCAACCAGGCCGCGAACTACCTGGTGGCAGGATCCGTGCCGGGCCGTACGGGTTCCGACCACCCGAACATCGCACCGTACGGGACGGTGTTCACGACCCGAAACGGGGATCCCGTCGTGCTTGCCGTCGGCACCGACAGCCAGTTCGAGGCCCTTTGCGAGGTACTGGGCATGCCCGAAGCCGCCGCGGACGCGCGGTTCGCCACCAACCAGCAACGCGTGGTCCACCGCGACGCGCTGAACGCGCTGCTGGCGCAACGAATGGCCGAATTGGAAAGAGACGACTTGCTGGATGAGTTACGGGCGCGCAGGGTGCCGGCCGGCGCGGTCCGGAACCTGGACGAGGTCCTTGCCCAGGATTCCGTGGAACCGTTGCTGCTTCAGGGGAAGCGAACCGACGGCGTACCTATTCGCGGCCTGCGCACGATCACCTTCGAAAACGACGCCGTGTCACCGCCTTCCTCGCTGGATGCGCCTCCGGCATTCAATGCCGACCGCCGGTTTGTGCTCGCCGACGTGCTGGGATATACGGAAGAACGGATTCTGGGACTGCAAAAAGCGGGGGCGGTCCTTTAAGTCTAATCGTTTCAAGTAAAACGGCCACTAATCCAATGACCGGATTTCGGTTGCTGGCATAAGGTAAATTGCCGTATATTAGCATGTATTTGAGGCGTGAGGGCGCGAAGCACGCTGTGCACTGATAGGTCATAATCCATTTTGCGCTTCAGAATGCACAGGGAAGCTGGATGGACGTTGATATCGCAGCCTATTGCGCGCGCATCGGAGTCAGCGGCCCATTGCCGCCAACGGCGGCGACACTGCGCCGCCTGCACTATGCGCACATGCTGGCCGTGCCCTTCGAGAACCTCGACATCCATTGGGGCCGGCCGATTGTGCTGGAGGAAGCGCGGCTCTTCGAGAAGCTCGTGACGCAGGGCCGTGGCGGGTTCTGCTACGAGCAGAACGGCCTGTTTGCCATGGCGCTGCGCGCACTCGGCTTCACGGTCGACCTGCTGGAGGCGCGCGTGGGTGCGAATCCCTGGGAGGACGGCCTCCCCTGGGACCATCTTACGCTGCGGGTCACACTGAAGGAACGGTGGCTGGCGGACGTGGGCTTTGGCGATGGA
Proteins encoded:
- a CDS encoding CoA transferase, whose amino-acid sequence is MSSTDTLFKDLIVIEAANVLAGPAVGMFFAELGATVIKVENIRTGGDTTRQWKLPAEDEHSDVSAYFSSVNWGKRSIGVDFSIPAGYGVIVDLVRRADVFLQSFKPGDARKFGLDYPALRGKNDRLIYADITAFGEEDERPGFDAVLQAETGFMGMNGTEASGPVKMPVALIDLLLAHQLKEALLIALIERMQSGRGSYNTVSLFQSGVASLANQAANYLVAGSVPGRTGSDHPNIAPYGTVFTTRNGDPVVLAVGTDSQFEALCEVLGMPEAAADARFATNQQRVVHRDALNALLAQRMAELERDDLLDELRARRVPAGAVRNLDEVLAQDSVEPLLLQGKRTDGVPIRGLRTITFENDAVSPPSSLDAPPAFNADRRFVLADVLGYTEERILGLQKAGAVL